A region of the Desulfuribacillus alkaliarsenatis genome:
AGGTAGTTAAAGAAACTACGGCAAATGAAGCTGAGCTATTAAAAAATGTTCAGGAGTCATATACATCCTATGCAGTGGCGCCAATTATCTCTGGTGGTGATCCGATTGGTGCAATTGCGCTAGCAAGTCAAAAGGATGGGAAAAAAGTTGGCGACCTAGAGGTTAAGTTAGTTGAGACAGGTGCAGCATTCTTAGCAAAGCAAATGGAGAATTAAATACAAAGCTAACAAGTTTTTAGACGGCCTAAAAAGTTTTATGGTCGTCTTTCTATTTAAAGATTTTGAGTAATGTTTTTAAGATATTTTTTCAACAATGTAATAAATGGTAGCGTCTGTGCTATAATGATTGCTGTAGGTAATTAGGAAGGGGTAACAACTTGAAGCAAAAATCATTCGTACAGGGTGCTGTTATTTTGGGCATAGCTGCACTGATATCAAAAACATTAGGTGGCATTTACCGCATACCTTATCAGAATATTGTAGGCAACGAGGGACTTGCTTTATTTAATCTGGTATACCCGATGTATACAACCCTGTTAGTTATAAGTACAGCAGGCTTTCCGATTGCCGTATCGAAATTTGTTTCGGAGCGTATTGCCAGGGGCGATATAGAAGGTGCTGAACGGGTTTTTAGGATTGCCTTTGTAATAATGATGATTACGGGATTACTTAGCTTCTCGGTGCTGTTTTTTGGTGCAAACACACTTGCTGGGCTTATGGGAGACACTGGAGCCGTATTATCAATCAAAAGCATCTCGTTTGCGCTTTTGCTAGTGCCTATGATAGCTGTAATTAGAGGATACTTCCAAGGCTGGCAGGAAATGATGCCAACAGCAGTATCACAGGTAGCGGAGCAAATAGTTAGGGTAATTACAATATTAGTTTTATCATACATATTTATTCAGACTTCCGTGGAGCTTGCCGCTGCAGGTGCAGTTTTGGGAGCTTTTACAGGGGCGAGTTTATCAATAATAATATTAGCCCTATACTTTTGGCGACATAGAAGTGTAGTTGCTGATGAAAGACAGCGCTTACTAGGTCATTACGAACATTATGTTAAGGAGCAAAAGCATAAAGAGCCATTACTGCCGCTATTGAAGAAGATGACTGTGTACGCACTTCCGATATGCTTTGGTATGCTGGTGCTACCGTTATTTAACCTTGCTGACTCATACACAGTTATTAATATATTAACCTGGTCCGGCATGGAAAGCCTAGATGCCCGTGTTATTTTTGGGGTATATTCTAAGGCACTACCGTTAGTACAGATAGCAGCATTGTTTGCAACTGCCTTATCACTTGCGTTAATCCCGTCTATTTCTGAGGCAAAGTCACTGCAGCAGCATAATGTTATCAAGCGGAGAACATCATTTGCCCTTCGCTTAACGGTTATTGTTGGTTTGCCAGCTGCTTTTGGGTTATCAATCCTTGCTGAGCCGCTAAACATTGCGCTATACAACGAAACAATTGGTACAGACATAATTATGGTACTTGCCTTTGCAACTGTTTTTAGCACCTTAGAAATTACTACAACGGGAATACTGCAAGGGATGGGAGAATCTAAGGCTCCAGCGATAAATCTATTTATTGGTTTCTTAGTTAAAGTAACATTAAACATTGCCTTGATTATCTGGATTGGTATAATTGGAGCGGCAATTGCAACTATAGTGGCATACTTAATAGCAATGACACTAAACATGCGTGATCTTAAGAAACACACTGGGGTAGAATATAGATGGCTTGATATCGCAATTAAACCCTTATTAGCTACCTTCATAATGGCAATTGTAGTGTATACGTCTGTTCTTATAACGACACCGTTATATCAAGCATTTCTTGGTATGAGGCTTGCCCAAGCCTCTGTATCTGCTACTGGGGTCTTACTTGGAATTGTAGTTTATGGAGTAGCACTATTAGTTACTAAATCGATAACGATTGACGAATTAGAATTAATACCGAAGATTGGTCCAAGATTAAAACGGTTACTTCTTCGCCTTAAAATAAAACAAGGATAGGGGTGTTTGTATGGAGAGAAAGTTGTATATAATGGGACTAGGGGCAGGCTCGTTAGATGCTTTAACATTACAGGCGTATAGACTTTTACAAAAAGGCTACCCCATATATTTACGCACTGAGCGACATCCTGTTGTTGAATTACTAAATCAGGAGCGACTAGCTTATAAGAGCTTTGATTATGTGTATGATGAAGCAGAAAATTTTGATCAAGTATATGTGGAGATAGTTCAACAGCTACTAAACATTACAATGAATAGCACCACACCAATCATTTATGCAGTACCAGGCCATCCGATGGTAGCAGAACGTAGCGTAAAACAGCTAAGGGAGCAAGCAAAGTCGTCAGGGATAGAAATAGAGCTTGTTAGTAGTAGCAGTTTTTTAGACGATATGTTTAACTCTTTATGTATTGATCCTAATGAAGGATTTATCCTATTAGATGGACTAGATTTTGATGAGACATTGCTAGATAGTCGCATGCATGTAATTATTACACAGGTGTATAATCAAGAGGTTATGTCGGAAGCAAAGCTAGCATTAATGGAATATTATCCAGAAGACACAATGGTAACAGTTATTAAAGCCGCAGGGGTTAAAGATTTGGAGCGTATATGGACAATTCCAATTTATGAAATTGACCACATCAATGATATTGATCACTTAACGGCTTTATATATTCCTAAGGGTAGCCAGCTAATACAACAGAAGAGCTTCGGACAACTAGTTGATATTGTTAAGCGCCTTCGAGGTCCAGATGGTTGTCCTTGGGACCAAGAGCAGACACATGACTCGCTAAGGGGGTATTTAATAGAGGAGACTTATGAAGTACTAGAAGCTATTGATAGTGGCGATGTAGATAATTTAATGGAAGAGCTAGGGGACTTGCTACTGCACGTAGTTATGCATGCGCAAATAGCTAAAGATGAAGGAGAATTCTCAATCTACCAAGTAATAGAGACGATAGCACGCAAAATGATTCGTCGTCATCCCCATGTATTTCAAGGTGACAAGGTTGAGAATGTCGAGCAGGTATTAGAGAACTGGGACGATATCAAAAAGCAGGAAAAGGCTTGCAAGCAAGCTGGTGAGCAAGTAGAAAGCATTCTAGATGGTATCCCTAAAGGCCTTCCGATGCTAATGTATGCCTATAAGCAACAAAAAAAGGCAGCGAAAGTTGGCTTTGATTGGGACCTAGAGTCACAGGTTTGGGACAAGCTGCATGAGGAATTGAAAGAGTTGGAAGAGGCTGAAACAACAGCTCAAAAAACGGATGAACTAGGGGACGCACTATATGCCATAGTTAATCTAGCTAGATTTATGGAAATCGACCCAGAACAAGCTTTACATAATACTTGCCGTAAGTTTGAGCACAGGTTCCGCTATATTGAAGAGCAGTTAAAAAAAGAAGGTCTGAGCTTTAAAGATGTAGATTTAGAGTGGATGGAAACTCAGTGGCAGAATGCAAAAAAAGTTAAAAAGTGATAAAAAAATTCTATAAAAATACAACAAATACAATAATATAGCAATTTTTATGGAATTTTAGACTTTTTTTGGTTTAAAAAGCAGGAATTTTAGTTATAATAACGAATATGAAAAATGGATACAATTAAAGGAGGCATACTTTTATGAATAAAGTAGAACTTGTAAATCAAATGGTAGAGAGCACTGGTCTTAAGAAAAAGGATGCAGAGGCAGCTTTAGCTAGCTTTATGGACGCTGTTACTGACGCACTAGCAAAGGGTGACAAAGTTCAGTTAATAGGTTTTGGAACCTTCGAAACTCGTGAGCGTGCTGCGCGTTCTGGTAGAAACCCACAAACTGGAGAAGCTATCACAATTCCAGCTGCTAAGGTACCAGCATTTAAAGCAGGAGCTAAACTTAAAGAAGCAGTTAAGTAGTAATGCGGTTAGACAAATTTTTAAAAGTTTCTCGTTTAATAAAACGAAGAACACTAGCTAAAGAAGTATGTGATAGTGGCAGAATTGATATAAATGGTCGTACAGCAAAAGCTGGAACAGAAGTGAAAGAGCAAGATATTATTACAATTAATTTTGCCAGAAAAACACTTATTGTAAGAGTTTTGAAGCTGCAAGATTCGGCCAAAAAAGCAGATGCTGCAGATATGTGCGAAATTATTGAAGAAAAATCAATACCAAGTTCAGAAGATGATTTCTGGAAGAACAATTAACCTCTTTAATTAAAGGGGTTTTTTTGTTCTAAGTTAGACAAACTCTCATACATATAAAGTAATAGAATTGTAATGGGAGGAATTTCGTATGGAAACCTATCAAAAAAAGCTGGACAAAAAAATAGTAAAGCACGAAATTAAGATTGTAGATCGCAAAGTACTAGAGGTGACGGGAGTTATAAACATTGAAAGCTTTGACAGCCAAGAATTCCTGTTAGAAACAACCTGCGGATATTTAGCCGTCAGAGGCGACAACCTACATATCAAAAACCTAAACCTAGAAGAGGGTTTAGTAGCTATTCAAGGAAATTTATTTGATATGGGCTATATTGATGAAAGCATTACACCTGGAGAGAAAGCAAAGGGCTTTTTCAGTAAACTATTTAGATAATTGAGGTGTTATGGTGGAATTTCAAGCTCAGTATCAATTATTGCTGTACATGTTTCTTACAGGTGCAGGTCTTGCTGCAGTCTTTGAGTCCTACAGACAATGTCATAATATTTATAAATTTCATAAGCTATTACTGCATTTGTTAGACTTTGTTTTTTGGGTAGTAGCTGCTCTGCTAGTTTTTTCGATTTTGTTTGTTAAAGCTGGAGGGGAATTGCGTTTTTACAGCTTAGTTTTTTTAGGACTAGGGGCAATCTTTCATTATTATTTTATTAGAAGAGTGACGATTAGAGTTACGCATACAGTTATTAGAATAGTTACAGTAACTGTTAACATATGTAAAACTATTATATATTATTTAATTATTAAACCAATTTTATTGCTATGGTATATAGCTAAAATGATATGGCAATTAATATTAAAAGTTTGGTCTTTCTTATTGCTAATGCTAACGACACTTGTCGGCGTCATAGGAGGTATGCTAAACTGGACATTACAAAGGGGTAAAAAGCTCTTTAAAATTAAGAAATAAGTTAGGTGAACCTAATGTACCGTCCAATAGAGTCAAACAATACCTCAAGCCAATCAAAAAGAGAAAAATTTACTAATGCTAAAAGTGGTACTAAAAAATTAGCAAAATGGAAAAAACTATTATTGTTAATTTTTTTGGTGTATTTACTATTTATAGGCAAAGGGATTTATTCACAGGAACAAACGATAAGTGAAAAGCAGCAGGAACTAGAGATTCTGCAGCAGGAATATAGTGCTATTAAATCAGAAAACGAAGTGTTAGAGAGCCGATATAACCGTTTACATGATGAAGATTACATAGCTGAAATTGCCCGCCAGAATTATTATCTATCAAAGCCAGGGGAGATATTGTTTATTGTTCCCCAAGGGAGATAACTTATTGACAGATTTTTCGACCTTCAAGTATAATAGATATGATTGATTTGCTAAGATTCTAAGGAGGAACATTGTAGTTATGACAATTGAAGTAGGCAGCAAAGTTGAAGGTAAGGTTACTGGTATTACTAACTTTGGGGCATTTGTAGAATTGCCAGGTGGTATTACAGGACTTATCCATATTTCGGAAATAGCTGAAGATTACGTAAAAGATGTTAATGAGCATTTAAAACTTAACGACAAAGTATTAGTCAAAGTTATTAATGTTGACGAGAAGGGGAAAATTGGTTTATCCATTAAGCAGGCGGTGAACAAACCAAAGCCTCAACAGAGAAGAGTTCCTCAAATATCGATGGACGATAAGATCAATCAGTTTTTCAAAGACAGTGAAGAGAAAATGGCTGCCTTAAAAAGAAGCTATGATTCTAAACGTGGAAGTCGCGGTCCAAGAAAGGGCTAAGAACTTATTTTATATAGTTGCTTTTATAAATTTATTTATGTATATAAAATCGTCACTACAATTGTAGTGACGATTTTATTTCGACCTTACCTAGCTTTACTCCAGATTTCTCAAAAAGCTCAATTGCATATTCCGAATTGCGATAATCATTTTCCCAATAGACAGCTTTAACGCCAGCTTGTATTAAAGCTTTCGCACAATGTAAGCACGGGAAATGGGTTACGTAAGCCTCGGCTCCCTCTGTAGATACACCGAATTTTGCACATTGTAAAAGGGCATTGATTTCGGCGTGGATTGTGCGGACACAATGGTTATCCACGACTTTACAGCCGACATCGATACAATGCTCGTCCCCAGTAATAGAGCCATTATAGCCTCCCGCTATTGTGCGGCGATCCTTTACTAAAACGGCCCCAACAGATAAGCGCTCACAAGAACTACGCAATGCTAAGATTTTTGCCTGGGCCATGAAATATTCATCCCAAGATATACGATTACTCATAAGCAAAACCCCCTGACTTGTATGTAAAATAGTTTTTTTATTTAAGTTTCGACGAATTGATACAGAAACAAGCTAATAAATACTAGCACTAATTAGTATTTAACCATATTAAAGCCTAAAAAGCATGTTTTTTATAAAGCTTTTAGTGATATTTGTCGTAAAAAAATCTAGCTATTGGTACGAATTCTGACAAATTTTTAAGTGCTAGGCCCCTATAATGAAACATACAACAAAAAAATTGAGGGGTGTAATTATGCTAGCTAGATTTTTGGAAAGGGTAAACTTTAGTAGTAAGTGGAAAGATGGATTTACCAACATGAAGAATAGCATAAGCGCTATAGCAGGAGGGGCACTATTTATATACGTTGTTGGATTTTTATTAGGAAAAGCTATTATCCTTAATGATTTAGCTCCGTTTGCAATAGCCTTCTTCGCTGTAATGCTACTCCGTAAGCCTGCAATTGCAAATATATTGGCAGTAGTTATAACGTTAGGGGCCTTAACGGTAAGCTGGCAGCATGCTATTTATATAGGTGGAGCGATTTCACTGCTAATGATAGCGTACGGTTATTTAGAGAAAAAGGGTCAGCAGGATGTATCGTTACTACCCTATCAGGTCTTAGCTGCAACCATCATATCTAAAGTTGCAGTGCTCTATTGGTTAACGGAGCTGACAAATTATACGTTTGTAATGGCAGGTCTTGAGAGCGCACTCGCATTGTTATTAACGTTGATATTTGTTCAAGCAGTACCAATTCTATTCGGGAGAATGACCTCCAGAATTCTAAAAAATGAAGAGATTATCTGTGTGTTTATATTAATAGCCTCCGTACTAATAGGAATGAGTAATTGGGTTTGGTATGGTGTGCACATGGATCAGATTATGGGCGGATTAGCTATCATCCTGCTTGCTTATGCAGGCGGGGCAGGAATCGGTGCTGCGATTGGTGTAGTTATAGGATTAATAATGAGTCTAGCAAACCCATTGCTTATGAGTCAAATTGCTATTTTTGCCTTTGCTGGCTTACTAGCAGGACTACTAAAAGAGGGTAAAAAAGTATACGTAATGGCAGGCTTCTTCATCGGCTACATTACCTTGTCCATCTATATGCGGCCAGGAATAGATTTATACCCTGTTTTTGTAGAAATATTTTCAGTGTTCTTCTTATTTTCATTAGTACCTAAATCAGTTGTGAATTACATAACGGGCTTAATTCCAGGCACATCAGCTAACATGTGGAATCAACAGGAATATAAGAAAAAGGTAAAGGAGCTGGTTTCGGGTAAGGTTGATCGCTACGGATATATGCTTGGGGAGCTTGCTACAACATTTGAGACAAAAAATATAAAAAGGAATCAGGAGGCTGATTTTCAACAACTAATAGAGCATGTCGCCGATATTAGCTGCCAAAACTGTAATCGCTATAATCGTTGCTGGCAAACGGAATTTTATAAGACATATCAAGGATTTGTAGATATCTTTATCAGATTTGAGTCAGGAGAAACAGTAAGTCATCAGCGTCTGCCTAAAGACTTAAATGCTAAGTGTGTAGACAAGAAAAGATTGCTAGAGGTATTGTATCAGGAGTTCAAAGCCTTTCAAAAAGAATATTACTGGAAGGGACAGGTTGAAGAGTGTAGGGGGTTATTAGCGGAACAGTTGAAAGGTATATCACAGGTAATGGGTCAGCTATCAGTGGAAATTTCTAAGGAGGGGTTAGAGTTTTCTAAACAAGAGGTCGAGATAAGTCGCGCAATGGAAAAGCTAGGTTTATCGATTCAGCATGCACAAATTGTAAGTCTTGAGAAAGGAAATATTGATATTCGTGTAACGAAGAACGGCTGCGGACAACGTGATGAATGTGAGAAAATTTTAGCGCCAATGATAACGGATATAGTCGGTGAAAACGTATCAACTAAAAACAAGCGTGGGTGCAACTGTGCAAACGAGGAGTGTATCCTAACGATTGCTTCAGCGCCAGTATATGAGGTTGAATACGGTTTTGTTTCAATTGGCAAGGGCGGGACCTTCGTATCTGGGGACAGCTACGAGGGGATAGATTTAGGGAACGGAAAATACGTTTTAGCGATAAGTGATGGAATGGGTAACGGGCAAAGGGCACGGGAAGAAAGCCAGGCAGCTATAAAACTGCTGAAAACCTTGCTGCAAGCTGGGCTGACAGAAGATACTGCAATTAAGACTATTAATGCAGCCTTAATGCTTCGCTCATCAGAAGAAATGTTTGCTACATTAGATTTGGCATTCATTAATCTATTTACAGGAGAAACTAAATTCATGAAGGTTGGCTCTTCGCCAAGCTTTATAAAAACAGGCAAGGATGTTGAGATTGTTAATGGAAGGAGTTTGCCAGTAGGAATATTGCATGAAATACAATATTCCCTAGAGCAGAGAGTATTAAAGCAGGGTGATTATATATTAATGGTATCGGACGGAATTCTTGACTCCATACGCCATGTTAACGATAAAGAAGATTGGCTAAGGCGTATTCTGTTACAGATAAGCTGTGACGACCCGCAAGAAATCGCCGATGTTATTGTTGAGAAGGTATTAAGATTTAATGAAAATGAGGTGATTGATGATACAACTATTTTAGTAGCGAAGATTATGCCATATCAGCCAGAATGGGCAAGTATATCTATACCTGACAGTAAGAAGCTGGTAACCGCTTAAGTAAAATTAGAAGGAGGCAATTACAATCTATTAAATAGATTACTAGAGGTATAATCAATAGATTTCTGGGAAAAC
Encoded here:
- a CDS encoding putative polysaccharide biosynthesis protein, which produces MKQKSFVQGAVILGIAALISKTLGGIYRIPYQNIVGNEGLALFNLVYPMYTTLLVISTAGFPIAVSKFVSERIARGDIEGAERVFRIAFVIMMITGLLSFSVLFFGANTLAGLMGDTGAVLSIKSISFALLLVPMIAVIRGYFQGWQEMMPTAVSQVAEQIVRVITILVLSYIFIQTSVELAAAGAVLGAFTGASLSIIILALYFWRHRSVVADERQRLLGHYEHYVKEQKHKEPLLPLLKKMTVYALPICFGMLVLPLFNLADSYTVINILTWSGMESLDARVIFGVYSKALPLVQIAALFATALSLALIPSISEAKSLQQHNVIKRRTSFALRLTVIVGLPAAFGLSILAEPLNIALYNETIGTDIIMVLAFATVFSTLEITTTGILQGMGESKAPAINLFIGFLVKVTLNIALIIWIGIIGAAIATIVAYLIAMTLNMRDLKKHTGVEYRWLDIAIKPLLATFIMAIVVYTSVLITTPLYQAFLGMRLAQASVSATGVLLGIVVYGVALLVTKSITIDELELIPKIGPRLKRLLLRLKIKQG
- the mazG gene encoding nucleoside triphosphate pyrophosphohydrolase; the encoded protein is MERKLYIMGLGAGSLDALTLQAYRLLQKGYPIYLRTERHPVVELLNQERLAYKSFDYVYDEAENFDQVYVEIVQQLLNITMNSTTPIIYAVPGHPMVAERSVKQLREQAKSSGIEIELVSSSSFLDDMFNSLCIDPNEGFILLDGLDFDETLLDSRMHVIITQVYNQEVMSEAKLALMEYYPEDTMVTVIKAAGVKDLERIWTIPIYEIDHINDIDHLTALYIPKGSQLIQQKSFGQLVDIVKRLRGPDGCPWDQEQTHDSLRGYLIEETYEVLEAIDSGDVDNLMEELGDLLLHVVMHAQIAKDEGEFSIYQVIETIARKMIRRHPHVFQGDKVENVEQVLENWDDIKKQEKACKQAGEQVESILDGIPKGLPMLMYAYKQQKKAAKVGFDWDLESQVWDKLHEELKELEEAETTAQKTDELGDALYAIVNLARFMEIDPEQALHNTCRKFEHRFRYIEEQLKKEGLSFKDVDLEWMETQWQNAKKVKK
- a CDS encoding HU family DNA-binding protein; this translates as MNKVELVNQMVESTGLKKKDAEAALASFMDAVTDALAKGDKVQLIGFGTFETRERAARSGRNPQTGEAITIPAAKVPAFKAGAKLKEAVK
- a CDS encoding RNA-binding S4 domain-containing protein; this encodes MRLDKFLKVSRLIKRRTLAKEVCDSGRIDINGRTAKAGTEVKEQDIITINFARKTLIVRVLKLQDSAKKADAADMCEIIEEKSIPSSEDDFWKNN
- the yabP gene encoding sporulation protein YabP yields the protein METYQKKLDKKIVKHEIKIVDRKVLEVTGVINIESFDSQEFLLETTCGYLAVRGDNLHIKNLNLEEGLVAIQGNLFDMGYIDESITPGEKAKGFFSKLFR
- the yabQ gene encoding spore cortex biosynthesis protein YabQ; its protein translation is MEFQAQYQLLLYMFLTGAGLAAVFESYRQCHNIYKFHKLLLHLLDFVFWVVAALLVFSILFVKAGGELRFYSLVFLGLGAIFHYYFIRRVTIRVTHTVIRIVTVTVNICKTIIYYLIIKPILLLWYIAKMIWQLILKVWSFLLLMLTTLVGVIGGMLNWTLQRGKKLFKIKK
- a CDS encoding FtsB family cell division protein, producing the protein MYRPIESNNTSSQSKREKFTNAKSGTKKLAKWKKLLLLIFLVYLLFIGKGIYSQEQTISEKQQELEILQQEYSAIKSENEVLESRYNRLHDEDYIAEIARQNYYLSKPGEILFIVPQGR
- a CDS encoding S1 RNA-binding domain-containing protein, translating into MTIEVGSKVEGKVTGITNFGAFVELPGGITGLIHISEIAEDYVKDVNEHLKLNDKVLVKVINVDEKGKIGLSIKQAVNKPKPQQRRVPQISMDDKINQFFKDSEEKMAALKRSYDSKRGSRGPRKG
- a CDS encoding ComE operon protein 2 — its product is MSNRISWDEYFMAQAKILALRSSCERLSVGAVLVKDRRTIAGGYNGSITGDEHCIDVGCKVVDNHCVRTIHAEINALLQCAKFGVSTEGAEAYVTHFPCLHCAKALIQAGVKAVYWENDYRNSEYAIELFEKSGVKLGKVEIKSSLQL
- the spoIIE gene encoding stage II sporulation protein E; this encodes MLARFLERVNFSSKWKDGFTNMKNSISAIAGGALFIYVVGFLLGKAIILNDLAPFAIAFFAVMLLRKPAIANILAVVITLGALTVSWQHAIYIGGAISLLMIAYGYLEKKGQQDVSLLPYQVLAATIISKVAVLYWLTELTNYTFVMAGLESALALLLTLIFVQAVPILFGRMTSRILKNEEIICVFILIASVLIGMSNWVWYGVHMDQIMGGLAIILLAYAGGAGIGAAIGVVIGLIMSLANPLLMSQIAIFAFAGLLAGLLKEGKKVYVMAGFFIGYITLSIYMRPGIDLYPVFVEIFSVFFLFSLVPKSVVNYITGLIPGTSANMWNQQEYKKKVKELVSGKVDRYGYMLGELATTFETKNIKRNQEADFQQLIEHVADISCQNCNRYNRCWQTEFYKTYQGFVDIFIRFESGETVSHQRLPKDLNAKCVDKKRLLEVLYQEFKAFQKEYYWKGQVEECRGLLAEQLKGISQVMGQLSVEISKEGLEFSKQEVEISRAMEKLGLSIQHAQIVSLEKGNIDIRVTKNGCGQRDECEKILAPMITDIVGENVSTKNKRGCNCANEECILTIASAPVYEVEYGFVSIGKGGTFVSGDSYEGIDLGNGKYVLAISDGMGNGQRAREESQAAIKLLKTLLQAGLTEDTAIKTINAALMLRSSEEMFATLDLAFINLFTGETKFMKVGSSPSFIKTGKDVEIVNGRSLPVGILHEIQYSLEQRVLKQGDYILMVSDGILDSIRHVNDKEDWLRRILLQISCDDPQEIADVIVEKVLRFNENEVIDDTTILVAKIMPYQPEWASISIPDSKKLVTA